One genomic segment of Rubeoparvulum massiliense includes these proteins:
- a CDS encoding CBS domain-containing protein, with translation MNIAFFLLPKREVVYMTPEATMRQALERMEFHRFSAIPLIDDSGHYIGTLTEGDLLWKLKNTPDLSFENTDKIRLKDIPLRWQNQTVSINAKMEDLITLAVAQNFVPVVDDNEVFIGIVRRREIIEYCSEQIFSSKLIREA, from the coding sequence ATGAATATTGCATTTTTTCTCTTACCGAAGCGTGAAGTGGTGTATATGACACCTGAAGCTACCATGCGACAAGCATTGGAACGGATGGAGTTCCATCGCTTTTCGGCCATCCCACTGATCGATGATTCAGGACATTATATTGGTACCTTAACCGAAGGAGATCTCCTTTGGAAGTTGAAGAATACCCCCGATTTAAGTTTTGAGAATACAGATAAGATTCGTCTTAAAGACATTCCTTTGAGATGGCAGAATCAAACGGTTTCGATTAACGCAAAAATGGAAGATTTAATCACCCTTGCGGTTGCACAGAACTTTGTCCCAGTCGTCGATGATAACGAAGTTTTTATTGGGATTGTTCGACGTCGTGAGATTATTGAATATTGTTCGGAACAAATTTTTAGTTCCAAATTGATTCGTGAAGCATAG